TCGGGCAGCGTGGTGCGGACCTGGCGCAGCACCTCGGCGCCGCCGCCGTCGGGCATGTGCACGTCCAGCAGCACCACGTCCGGGCGGTGGTGCGCGATGCCCGCGACGGCCTCGCCGACCGACCCCGCCTCGCCCACCACCTCCACCTGGTCGGTGATCGAGTCCAGCTCGGCCCGCACCCCCGCGCGGAACAGCGCGTGGTCGTCCACCAGGAACACCCGTACCGCCACGGTCCGGCCCCCGTCCATCACTTGTCCGCTGTCTTCCTCGGCATCATCAGCTGCACCTCCGTGCCCTCACCCAACGCGGTGCGGACGCGGACCTCGCCGCCGTGCCGGTCCATCCTCCCCCGGATGGAGTCCGCGAGGCCATGCCGGTCCTCCGGCACGGTGCCCGGGTCGAACCCCTTGCCCCGGTCGCGCACGAACACCGTCACCCGGTCGGGCTCCACCTCGCCGTAGACGCTGATCTCGCCGACGCCCGCGTGCTTGGCCGCGTTGACCATCGCCTCGCGGGCCGCCTGCACCAGCGCGTGCAGGTTGGGGTCCAGCTCGCAGTCGCCGACCACGACCTGCTGCACGGTCAGCGCGAACGCGTCCTCCACCTCGCCCGCCGCCTTGGCGATCGCCGCGGACATGGCGGTGGGCAGGCTGTTCTCCTCCACGACCCGGCCGTACAGCCACTCGCGCAGCTGCCGCTCCTGGCCGCGCGCCAGGCGCTTGACCTCGCGCGGCCGCTCGGCCTGCTTCTGGATCAGCGCAAGCGTTTGCAGCACCGAGTCGTGCAGGTGGGCGGCGATCTCGGCGCGTTCCTCGGTGCGGATGCGGGCCCGCCGCTCCTCGCCCAGGTCGTTGATCAGCTTCACCCACAGCGGCACGGTCAGCACCGCGACGCCGCCCAGCGTGGCGACCACGGCCAGCAGCGCGAACCGGAGCTGGTCGATGCCGTAGCTGTTGATCAGCAGCACGCCGATGCCGATCGCGACCAGCGCCACGCCCGCGAGCACGCGCACCACGGCGGTGCGGCCGCTGCCGAGGAACCCGGACCTCGCGCCGTCCCGCCAGCGGCGGCGCTGCGCCTCGTCCGCCTCCCGCCACACCACGGCCGCGCCGACCAGGGCCACCGCGAGCGGCCCGGCGATCCACCCGCTCACCGGCCCGGAGAACAGGCCCGTGAGCACCGCCGCGGCGATGCCCAGGGCGACCAGGCCCAGCGCCTGCTGCCGCTCCCGGGGGTTCGGCGGCTCCTCCGGCTCGCCCGCGGCGCGCTGCGGCACGAACATCCACAGCAGGCCGTAGGCGACCACGCCCACGCCGTTGAGCGCGGTCAGCGCGGCGAACACCGCCCGCACCCAGAACACCTCGACGCCGAGGTGGTCGGCGACCCCGCCGGCCACGCCCGCGACCACCCGGCCGGTCCGCCTGCGGCGCACCGGCTCGGCGCCCACCCTGTCGAGGGCCTTCGTCTCCACGCTCACCCCCCAAGGGTCACACGCGCACGGGGGGCGGTCATCAGGGTTCCACCCCATGTCGGGTTCAGGGTGGGTCCCGGATGTGCGCGGGCCGGGTGCCGGGGCAAGCTCGTCACCGTGAGCGGGAACATCAGCGCGGCCAACGTCGAGGAGACGTTGAAGGACTTCTGGGCCTACCGGCCCAGGCGGCCCCACGACGGTCGCAAGATCGCCGGTGTCGCCGCCGGTATCGCGCAGCGGTACCAGATCGACCCGGTGGTCGTCCGGGTCGCGTTCGTGGCCATGGCGCTGTGCAACGGCGCCGGCATCCTCGTCTACCTGCTGGGCTGGCTGTGCTTCGCCCAGGCCGACGACGAGGTGTCGCCCGCGGAGGCGCTGCTGGGGCGGGGGCGCAGCTCGACGCCGACCGCGCTGACCGTGCTGCTGGGCCTGGCGGTGATCCCGGCGACCGGCGTGTTCGTCGACGGCGGGTTCACCATGGTCGGCGGGGTGCTGCTCTCCGTCGGGGGGATCTACCTGCTGCACCGCGGCCGCGGGCAGCTCAACCGGCCGGCCGCGACCCGGGAGCCGACCTCGGTCTTCCCGGCTCCGGACCCGGCCTTCGACGTGGTGGGGGTGCCGGTGCAGCACCAGGAGCAGACGACCGGGCGGACCACGCCGCCCGCGTGGGACCCGCTGGGCGCGGCGCCGTTCGCGTGGGACCTGCCGGACCCGGCGGCGGCCGCGCCCGCGCCGGTGCCCGTGGCACCGCGGCCCCCGCGGCGGCGGTCGCGGGTGGGCGTGGTGACGTTCGGGCTGGCGATGATCGTGCTGGCGGTCGCCGCGGCGCTGTCGCGGGAGGTGGCGTGGCTGACCCCCACGCACACCATCGGGTTGCTGGTGGGCGTGCTGGGCGCGGGCATGGTGGTCGGCGCGCTGCGCGGCGGCGGTGGCCGCGGGCTGACCTGGCTGGTGGTGCCGCTGGCGCTGGTCGGCGTGGTGGGCACCGCGGTCGACTTCGACGGCATCAGGTCGGGCCGGATGGGCAGCATCCGGGACCGGCCGACGACGGTCGAGCAGGTGGACCAGCGGTACGAGGCGGGCATCGGCGAGGTCGACCTCGACCTGACCGGGCTGCCCGGCAGCGGCACCGTGAGCACCGCGGTCGACCTCGGCCTGGGCAGCGCCAAGGTGCGGGTGCCGAAGGACGCGGACGTGACCGTGACCTGCGGGGTCGAACTGGGGTCGGTGAACTGCCTCGGCAAGACCTCCGACGGCAAGGACGTCGTCGAGCGGGCCTCGGACGACGGCCCCGACGGGCCGGGCGGGCTGAAGGTCGTGCTGGACGTGCGCAGCGAGATCGGGGACGTGGAGGTGAGTCGTGGCTGACCGGGACCGATCGGTGGAGCGGCGGGACGTGGACGTGGTCGGGCTGGTGCTGGGCGTCGCGGCCCTGGTCGCCTCGGCCTACGTGCTCTCCGACGGGACCGCGTGGCCGGCGTTCCTCGACCTGAGGTGGGCGCTGGCGGGCGGGGCGATGGTGATCGGGATCGGGTTGCTGGCGGCGTCGCTGCGCCGGCGGGGGTAGACCCGGTGGGAAGGCGAAGGGCCCGTCCTGACCAGGACGGGCCCTTCGCCTTCGCTCACTCCCACTCGATGGTGCCCGGCGGCTTGCTCGTCACGTCCAGCACGACCCGGTTGACCTCGGCCACCTCGTTGGTGATGCGGGTGGAGATGCGCTCCAGCACCTCGTAGGGCAGGCGGGTCCAGTCGGCGGTCATGGCGTCCTCGCTGGACACCGGGCGCAACACGACCGGGTGGCCGTAGGTGCGGCCGTCGCCCTGGACGCCGACGCTGCGCACGTCGGCGAGCAGCACCACCGGGCACTGCCAGATCTGCCGGTCCAGGCCCGCGCTGGTCAGCTCCTCGCGGGCGATGGCGTCGGCCTTGCGCAGGACGTCCAGGCGCTCCTGGGTGACCTCGCCGATGATCCGGATGCCCAGGCCGGGGCCGGGGAACGGCTGCCGCTGCACGATGGTCTCGGGCAGGCCCAGCTCGGTGCCGACCCGGCGGACCTCGTCCTTGAACAGCGCGCGCAGCGGCTCGACCAGGGTGAACTGGAGGTCGTCGGGCAGGCCGCCCACGTTGTGGTGGCTCTTGATGTTCGCGGTGCCCGCGCCGCCGCCGGACTCGACCACGTCCGGGTAGAGCGTGCCCTGCACGAGGAACTCGTAGTCGCCCTCGGCCTTGAGGTCGCGCTCGGCCTGCTCGAAGACCCGGATGAACTCCCGGCCGATGATCTTGCGCTTCTGCTCGGGGTCGGTGACGCCCTTGAGGGCGTCCAGGAAGCGCTCGCGGGCGTCGACGGTGACCAGCCGGATGCCGGTCGCGGCCACGTAGTCGCGCTCGACCTGGGCGCGCTCGCCCGCGCGCAGCAGGCCGTGGTCGACGAAGACGCAGGTCAGGCGGTCACCGATGGCGCGCTGCACCAGGGCCGCGGCGACCGCGGAGTCCACGCCGCCGGACAGGCCGCAGATGGCCTTGCCGTTCCCGACCTGCTCCCGGATGCGGGCCACCTGCTCGTCCACGATCGACGAGGTCGTCCACTGGGGCCGGATGCCCGCGATCTCGTGCAGGAACCGGCGCAGCACCTCCTGGCCGTGCGGCGAGTGCCCCACCTCCGGGTGGTACTGCACGCCCGCGAACCGGCGCTCCCGGTCCTCGAACGCGGCCACCGGCGCGCCCTCGCTGGTCGCGGTGACGGTGAAGCCCTCGGGCGCGGCGGTCACGCAGTCGCCGTGGCTCATCCACACCGGGTGCCGGTCGGGCAGCTCGTCGTGCAGCAGGCCGCCGGCGTGCCGCACGCCCAGCTCGGTGCGGCCGTACTCGCGGGTGCCGGTGTGCTCGACCGTGCCGCCCAGGGCGCCCGCCATGGCCTGGAAGCCGTAGCAGATGCCGAACACCGGGACGCCGACCTCGAACAGCTTCGGGTCGACCTGGGGCGCGCCCGGCTCGTAGACGCTGGAGGGGCCACCGGACAGCACGATGGCGGCCGGGTCCCGCTCCAGCAGCTCCGCCACCGGGGTGCTGTGCGGCACGACTTCCGAGTAGACCTGCGCCTCCCGGACCCGCCTGGCGATCAGCTGCGCGTACTGCGCGCCGAAGTCGACTACCAGCACGGGGCGGTTGCTGCTCTCGGGCACTGGGGGAAAACCTCTCGTCCGGCGGATCCGCGCAGGTGAAGGATGTCATGGGCACCCCGGGGGGCGCTCATCGAGGCCGGTCGACCCGGTCCGGGCACCGGGTTTCGCCCGCACCGGGCGGGGCAACACCCCTGGTGACCCGATCCCGCGGCGTGCGCACGGGTGCACTTCCAAGATCGGTGAAGCCAACCAACCCCGTACGGGCATACGGTGACCACCATGGACGCGACCACCCCCGAGCCCCGGCCCTGCTGGATCGCCGGACACGCCGAGCAGGGCGTGCAGGCCACCACCGTCTACCACCCGTTCGACGGCACCGAGGTGGCCTCGGTCGCCGTACCGGGGCCGGACCAGGTGGAACGCGCGGTCGCCGCCGCGGCGGCGGTGGCCAAGTCGTTCCGGCGCACGCCCGCGCACGTGCGGGCCAAGGCCCTGCTCCACGTCTCGCAGGCGCTGGCCGACCGCGCCGAGGAGATCGCCGAGACCATCACCGCGGAGAACGGCAAGCCGCTGAAGTGGGCGAACGTCGAGGTGCAGCGGGCGGTGAACACCTTCCGGTTCGCCGCCGAGGAGGCGCGCCGGTTCACCGGCGAGCTCCAGCGGCTCGACACCGACACCACCGGCGAGGGCCGGCTGGCCGTGGTGCGGCGGGTGCCGCGCGGGCCGGTGCTGGCGGTGGCGCCGTTCAACTTCCCGCTGAACCTGGTCGCGCACAAGGTCGCGCCCGCGCTGGCCGTCGGCGCGCCGGTGATCGTCAAGCCGGCCTCGGCCACGCCGCTGTCGGCGCTGCTGCTGGGCGAGCTGCTGGCCGAGGCGGGCCTGCCCGAGGGCGCGTTCTCGGTGCTGCCGGTGCGCGGTGGCGACATGAAGGCGCTGGTCACCGACAAGCGGCTGCCGGTCATCTCGTTCACCGGGTCCACCGCGGTCGGGTGGTCGCTGATGGACGACGCGCCGCGCAAGCACGTGGTGATGGAGCTGGGGTCGAACTCGGCGGCGATCGTGTGCCCGGACTGGCCGGACCTGGACCTCGCCGCCTCCCGCATCGCCACGTTCGGCAACTACCAGGCCGGGCAGTCGTGCATCGCGGTGCAGCGGGTGCTGGTGCACCGCGACGTCGCCGACGAGTTCGTGCCGAAGCTGGTGGCCGCGGTGCGGTCGCTGCGGACCGGTGACCCGCACGACCCGGAGGTCGAGGTCGGGCCGCTGATCGACGAGGACAACGCACGCCGCGTCGAGGAGTGGGTGGCCGAGGCCGTGTCCGGCGGGGCCACCCTGCACGTCGGCGGCGGGCGGACCGGCACGTCGGTCGAGCCGACCGTGGTGCAGGACGTGCCGGCGGAGGCGAAGCTGTGGCACCAGGAGGTGTTCGGGCCGGTGCTCGCGGTGTCCGTGGTGGACTCCGTGGCCGAGGCGTTCGAGCGGGCCAACGCCACCGACTACGGCCTCCAGGCCGGCGTGTTCACCCGGGACGTGACCGTGGCGTTCGAGGCGGCGGCCGAGCTGGAGGTCGGCGGCGTGATCATCGGCGACGTGCCGTCGTACCGGGCGGACCAGATGCCCTACGGCGGGGTGAAGGGCTCGGGCACCGGGCGCGAGGGCGTGCGGTCGGCCATGGAGGACTTCACCGAGGAGCGCACCATGGTGCTCACCGGCATCAGCCTCTGAGGGCTCCGAGGGCTCCGAGGGCCCGGCGGCACCGCCCCGGTCCCCCGGGCGGTGCCGCCGGCGTGGACCGGCCCGACCGGTCTCAGGGGTGCTTCACCTCCACGATCGGCAGCCGCAGGGCACCGGGGGCGTCGGCGGGCACGGCCGGGTGCCGCGGGAGCACCGGGGCGACCCGCCGGTACCCCTCGCCCTGCGCGGGCCGCCGGTCCGGCTCGCCCTTGTTCGGCCACAGCGAGAACGCCCGCTCGGCCTGCGCGGTGATGGTCAGGGACGGGTTCACGCCCAGGTTCGCCGAGATCGCCGCGCCGTCCACCACCGACAGGCCCGGGTAGCCGTGGACCCGGTGGTACGGGTCGATGACGCCGCCCTCCGGGTCCGCGCCGATCGGGCAGCCGCCGATGAAGTGGGCGGTGAGGGGGATGTTGAACAGCTCGCCCCAGGTGCCGCCGGGGATGCCGTCGATGTGCCGCGCCGCCAGCAGGTTGGCCCGGTGGCCGGCGGGGATGAAGGTGGGGTTCGGCTGCCCGTGCCCCTGCCTGGAGGTGAGCTTGCGGCGGCCGAACGCGCCCTTGCGGGTGTAGGTGGTGATGGAGTTGTCCAGGCTCTGCATCACCAGCAGGATCACGGTCCGCTCGCTCCACCGGTGCACCGACAGCAGCCGCGCCAGGCGGACCGGGTGCCGCACCGCCTGGGCGAGGAACTGCAGCACCCGCGGGGTGGACTTGGCGCCGTCGGTGGCCAGGGTCTGGAGCAGGCCCATGGCGTTGCTGCCCCGGCCGTAGCGGACGGGCTCGATGTGCGTCTGCTCGTCCGGGTGGATGGACGAGGTGATGGCCACGCCCCGGCTGAAGTTGCGCTCCTCGTCCACGGTGAAGCGGCCCGCGCCGATGATGGCCTCGGAGTTGGTCCTGGTCAGCTCGCCGAGCCTGGGCGAGAGGCGCGGCAGGGCGCCGGTGGCCCTCATGCGGTGCAGCAGCTGCTGGGTGCCCCACGTGCCGGCGGCGAGCACGACCTGGCCCGCGGTGATCGTGCGGCGGTGGCGGCGCACCTTGGCCCCGGTGCGGCGGGTGTGGACCGCCCACGTGCCGTCGGGCGCCTGGCGCAGGTCGGTGACGGTGGTCAGCGGGAGGACCTCGGCGCCGTTGCGCTCGGCCAGGTACAGGTAGTTCTTGACCAGGGTGTTCTTCGCGCCGACGCGGCAGCCGGACATGCACGCGCCGCACTCGGTGCAGCCGGTGCGGGCGGGGCCGGCACCGCCGAAGTACGGGTCCTCGGCCGGCTCGCCCGGCTCGCCGAAGAACACGCCGACCGGGGTGGGGTGGTAGCTGTCCGCCACGCCCATGTCCCGCGCGACCTGGCGCATGACCTCGTCCGACGGCGTGGTGGTCGGGTTCTCCACCACGCCCAGCATCCGGCTCGCCTGGTCGTAGAACGGGGCCAGCTCGGCCTCCCAGTCGGTGATGTGCGCCCACTGGCGGTCCTCGTAGAACGGCTTGAGCGGCCGGTAGAGGGTGTTGGCGTAGACCAGGGAGCCGCCGCCCACGCCGGCGCCCGCGAGGACCATGACGTTGCGCAGGGCGTGGATGCGCTGGATGCCGTAGCAGCCCAGGAACGGCGCCCACAGGTAGCGCCGCAGGTCCCAGGAGGTCTTGGCGAACTCGTGGTCGGCGAACCGGCGGCCGGCCTCGACGACGGCCACCCGGTAGCCCTTCTCGGTGAGCCGGAGGGCGGC
This portion of the Saccharothrix syringae genome encodes:
- a CDS encoding ATP-binding protein, coding for MSVETKALDRVGAEPVRRRRTGRVVAGVAGGVADHLGVEVFWVRAVFAALTALNGVGVVAYGLLWMFVPQRAAGEPEEPPNPRERQQALGLVALGIAAAVLTGLFSGPVSGWIAGPLAVALVGAAVVWREADEAQRRRWRDGARSGFLGSGRTAVVRVLAGVALVAIGIGVLLINSYGIDQLRFALLAVVATLGGVAVLTVPLWVKLINDLGEERRARIRTEERAEIAAHLHDSVLQTLALIQKQAERPREVKRLARGQERQLREWLYGRVVEENSLPTAMSAAIAKAAGEVEDAFALTVQQVVVGDCELDPNLHALVQAAREAMVNAAKHAGVGEISVYGEVEPDRVTVFVRDRGKGFDPGTVPEDRHGLADSIRGRMDRHGGEVRVRTALGEGTEVQLMMPRKTADK
- a CDS encoding PspC domain-containing protein; the encoded protein is MSGNISAANVEETLKDFWAYRPRRPHDGRKIAGVAAGIAQRYQIDPVVVRVAFVAMALCNGAGILVYLLGWLCFAQADDEVSPAEALLGRGRSSTPTALTVLLGLAVIPATGVFVDGGFTMVGGVLLSVGGIYLLHRGRGQLNRPAATREPTSVFPAPDPAFDVVGVPVQHQEQTTGRTTPPAWDPLGAAPFAWDLPDPAAAAPAPVPVAPRPPRRRSRVGVVTFGLAMIVLAVAAALSREVAWLTPTHTIGLLVGVLGAGMVVGALRGGGGRGLTWLVVPLALVGVVGTAVDFDGIRSGRMGSIRDRPTTVEQVDQRYEAGIGEVDLDLTGLPGSGTVSTAVDLGLGSAKVRVPKDADVTVTCGVELGSVNCLGKTSDGKDVVERASDDGPDGPGGLKVVLDVRSEIGDVEVSRG
- the guaA gene encoding glutamine-hydrolyzing GMP synthase, with amino-acid sequence MPESSNRPVLVVDFGAQYAQLIARRVREAQVYSEVVPHSTPVAELLERDPAAIVLSGGPSSVYEPGAPQVDPKLFEVGVPVFGICYGFQAMAGALGGTVEHTGTREYGRTELGVRHAGGLLHDELPDRHPVWMSHGDCVTAAPEGFTVTATSEGAPVAAFEDRERRFAGVQYHPEVGHSPHGQEVLRRFLHEIAGIRPQWTTSSIVDEQVARIREQVGNGKAICGLSGGVDSAVAAALVQRAIGDRLTCVFVDHGLLRAGERAQVERDYVAATGIRLVTVDARERFLDALKGVTDPEQKRKIIGREFIRVFEQAERDLKAEGDYEFLVQGTLYPDVVESGGGAGTANIKSHHNVGGLPDDLQFTLVEPLRALFKDEVRRVGTELGLPETIVQRQPFPGPGLGIRIIGEVTQERLDVLRKADAIAREELTSAGLDRQIWQCPVVLLADVRSVGVQGDGRTYGHPVVLRPVSSEDAMTADWTRLPYEVLERISTRITNEVAEVNRVVLDVTSKPPGTIEWE
- a CDS encoding aldehyde dehydrogenase family protein, yielding MDATTPEPRPCWIAGHAEQGVQATTVYHPFDGTEVASVAVPGPDQVERAVAAAAAVAKSFRRTPAHVRAKALLHVSQALADRAEEIAETITAENGKPLKWANVEVQRAVNTFRFAAEEARRFTGELQRLDTDTTGEGRLAVVRRVPRGPVLAVAPFNFPLNLVAHKVAPALAVGAPVIVKPASATPLSALLLGELLAEAGLPEGAFSVLPVRGGDMKALVTDKRLPVISFTGSTAVGWSLMDDAPRKHVVMELGSNSAAIVCPDWPDLDLAASRIATFGNYQAGQSCIAVQRVLVHRDVADEFVPKLVAAVRSLRTGDPHDPEVEVGPLIDEDNARRVEEWVAEAVSGGATLHVGGGRTGTSVEPTVVQDVPAEAKLWHQEVFGPVLAVSVVDSVAEAFERANATDYGLQAGVFTRDVTVAFEAAAELEVGGVIIGDVPSYRADQMPYGGVKGSGTGREGVRSAMEDFTEERTMVLTGISL
- a CDS encoding GMC family oxidoreductase, giving the protein MGELAGNKTDYDVVVVGSGFGGSVAALRLTEKGYRVAVVEAGRRFADHEFAKTSWDLRRYLWAPFLGCYGIQRIHALRNVMVLAGAGVGGGSLVYANTLYRPLKPFYEDRQWAHITDWEAELAPFYDQASRMLGVVENPTTTPSDEVMRQVARDMGVADSYHPTPVGVFFGEPGEPAEDPYFGGAGPARTGCTECGACMSGCRVGAKNTLVKNYLYLAERNGAEVLPLTTVTDLRQAPDGTWAVHTRRTGAKVRRHRRTITAGQVVLAAGTWGTQQLLHRMRATGALPRLSPRLGELTRTNSEAIIGAGRFTVDEERNFSRGVAITSSIHPDEQTHIEPVRYGRGSNAMGLLQTLATDGAKSTPRVLQFLAQAVRHPVRLARLLSVHRWSERTVILLVMQSLDNSITTYTRKGAFGRRKLTSRQGHGQPNPTFIPAGHRANLLAARHIDGIPGGTWGELFNIPLTAHFIGGCPIGADPEGGVIDPYHRVHGYPGLSVVDGAAISANLGVNPSLTITAQAERAFSLWPNKGEPDRRPAQGEGYRRVAPVLPRHPAVPADAPGALRLPIVEVKHP